Proteins found in one Fundidesulfovibrio terrae genomic segment:
- a CDS encoding LutC/YkgG family protein — protein sequence MFDLFKARAEAVSAEVHRFAAKGEAMEFIKETFRKEAIADAPQSYAVWTDCPFLVGEDKDALAKEFPGLAFDVTRDRSEQAKIGVTQMHWGLANTGSVCQNSSDPKERLASMLPIIHVAIIGTGQILPDLPALLETVHPKDCAYLAIISGPSRTADIERVLTIGVHGPKRLIVVCVDDLGGNN from the coding sequence ATGTTTGACCTGTTCAAAGCCAGGGCCGAGGCCGTGAGCGCCGAGGTGCACCGCTTCGCCGCCAAGGGCGAGGCCATGGAGTTCATCAAGGAAACTTTCCGCAAGGAAGCGATCGCCGACGCCCCGCAGTCCTACGCCGTCTGGACTGACTGCCCCTTCCTCGTGGGCGAGGACAAGGACGCCCTGGCCAAGGAATTCCCCGGCCTTGCGTTCGACGTCACCCGCGACCGCTCCGAGCAGGCCAAGATCGGCGTCACCCAGATGCACTGGGGGCTGGCCAACACCGGCAGCGTCTGCCAGAATTCTTCCGACCCCAAGGAACGCCTGGCCTCCATGCTGCCCATCATCCACGTGGCCATCATCGGCACCGGCCAGATTCTGCCCGACCTGCCGGCGCTCCTCGAGACCGTCCATCCCAAGGATTGCGCCTACCTGGCCATCATCTCCGGCCCCAGCCGCACCGCCGACATCGAGCGCGTGCTCACCATTGGCGTCCACGGACCCAAACGCCTCATCGTCGTCTGCGTCGACGATCTGGGAGGGAACAACTAA
- a CDS encoding 4Fe-4S dicluster domain-containing protein, whose amino-acid sequence MNIRTGDEYLDNRIDTYSEWMREGKIPTSSKVIPVKQSLSGLQWILPTEQARVILRNSRSFALAHCACRKRYERCDNPTEVCFYLNDVADKKTADGQARRVTLEEAEKQLMLADAHGLIHMTIYNPEQHVFALCCCCACCCHEVAFLRQYKRPDMLAHSDYIAATDTGSCVHCGACEPRCVFEARTMKDEIMHYEPSKCYGCGLCVSVCPSSATSMELRVADKHGLAVR is encoded by the coding sequence ATGAACATCCGTACGGGCGACGAGTATCTCGACAACCGCATCGACACGTATTCAGAATGGATGCGGGAAGGCAAGATTCCCACGTCCTCGAAAGTCATTCCTGTGAAACAATCCCTGTCCGGCCTGCAATGGATTCTTCCCACTGAGCAGGCCAGGGTAATCCTGCGCAACTCCCGCTCCTTCGCCCTTGCCCATTGCGCGTGCCGCAAGCGCTACGAGCGCTGCGACAACCCCACCGAGGTCTGCTTCTATTTAAACGACGTGGCCGACAAGAAAACGGCCGACGGCCAAGCCCGCCGGGTTACGCTCGAAGAGGCTGAGAAACAGCTCATGCTTGCCGACGCCCACGGCCTGATCCACATGACGATCTACAATCCGGAACAGCACGTTTTCGCCCTTTGCTGCTGCTGCGCCTGTTGCTGCCACGAGGTGGCGTTCCTGCGGCAATACAAGCGTCCCGACATGCTCGCCCACTCCGATTACATCGCCGCGACGGACACCGGATCCTGCGTGCATTGCGGGGCATGCGAGCCCAGGTGCGTCTTCGAGGCCAGGACAATGAAGGACGAAATCATGCACTACGAGCCTTCAAAGTGCTACGGTTGCGGGCTCTGCGTGTCGGTCTGCCCCAGTTCGGCCACGAGCATGGAGTTGCGGGTGGCAGACAAGCACGGACTTGCGGTCCGGTAG
- the ldhH gene encoding L-lactate dehydrogenase (quinone) large subunit LdhH — protein MANTEFKQSVDKALHNSNLSGALGRFSEAYATARVKAYEGIDFEQLRERIAAIKGYAAEHQNELAEQFTKAATARGAKVFRANSPKEVKDYIANLCREKGVKRIVKSKSMASEEIHLNDHLVKQGIQVNETDLGEWIIQLAGQTPSHMVMPAIHMTRDEVADLFSKEINERLTNDIPKLVEVARKELREKFLQADMGISGGNMAIAETGTIALVTNEGNARLTTSLPKIHVAIVGLEKLVPTWADAAPILVALPKSATSQQLTSYVSLITGPTPNDDGSMKDMHIILMDNKRSEMAADPIFKQALQCIRCASCLNVCPVYRLVGGHVFGKVYTGGIGTILTAWFDELKKSEDIQGLCIQCGNCKQVCPGKIDIPALILEIRRRLVKEQGQGVVQKAIFSVVNNRPLFHAMLRTASKTQGLVGAKEGFIRHLPLFLSGLADFRSLPAIADKPFRDVFDTIKQPVLPKKVAFYAGCLIDFAYPGMGEKLVSIMNKAGYNVTFPKGQTCCGAPARYNGAYEVAAGNATDNIKALLEEDVDYVISACPTCTGALKHEFIDVYESLGKRDMLPKARRLATKTMDFSSFVKQLVDEGKLTFKEGQSLGRITYHDSCHLKRTLHAEKEPRELLTQAGYQIDEMFECDMCCGMGGSYSLKFPEISKPILTRKLSNIKATGAPMVAMDCPGCVMQIKGGLDKDGAKITVKHTVELIDDLLS, from the coding sequence ATGGCCAACACCGAATTCAAACAATCCGTAGATAAGGCGCTGCACAACTCAAACCTGTCCGGCGCCCTGGGCCGCTTCTCCGAAGCCTACGCCACCGCCCGCGTGAAGGCCTACGAAGGCATCGACTTCGAGCAGCTGCGCGAGCGCATCGCCGCCATCAAGGGCTACGCCGCCGAGCACCAGAACGAGCTTGCCGAGCAGTTCACCAAGGCCGCCACCGCGCGCGGCGCCAAGGTTTTCCGGGCCAACTCGCCCAAGGAAGTCAAGGACTACATCGCCAACCTCTGCCGCGAGAAGGGCGTCAAACGAATCGTGAAGTCCAAGTCCATGGCCTCCGAGGAAATCCACCTGAACGACCACCTGGTCAAACAGGGCATCCAGGTGAACGAGACGGACCTGGGCGAGTGGATCATTCAGCTGGCCGGGCAGACCCCCTCGCACATGGTCATGCCCGCCATCCACATGACCCGCGACGAGGTGGCCGACCTCTTCAGCAAGGAAATCAACGAGCGCCTGACCAACGACATTCCCAAGCTGGTGGAAGTGGCTCGCAAGGAGCTGCGCGAGAAGTTCCTCCAGGCCGACATGGGCATCTCCGGCGGCAACATGGCCATCGCCGAAACCGGAACCATCGCTCTGGTCACCAACGAGGGCAACGCCCGCCTGACCACCAGCCTGCCCAAGATCCACGTGGCCATCGTGGGCCTGGAGAAGCTCGTCCCCACCTGGGCCGACGCCGCCCCGATCCTGGTGGCCCTGCCCAAGAGCGCGACCAGCCAGCAGCTCACCAGCTACGTGAGCCTCATCACCGGCCCCACCCCCAACGACGACGGCTCCATGAAGGACATGCACATCATCCTCATGGACAACAAACGCTCCGAGATGGCCGCGGACCCCATCTTCAAGCAGGCCCTGCAGTGCATCCGCTGCGCTTCCTGCCTGAACGTCTGCCCGGTCTACCGCCTGGTGGGCGGCCACGTGTTCGGCAAGGTCTACACCGGCGGCATCGGCACCATCCTCACCGCCTGGTTCGACGAGCTCAAGAAGAGCGAGGACATCCAGGGCCTGTGCATCCAGTGCGGCAACTGCAAGCAGGTCTGCCCCGGCAAGATCGACATCCCCGCGCTCATCCTTGAAATCCGCCGCAGGCTGGTCAAGGAGCAGGGACAGGGCGTGGTCCAGAAGGCCATCTTCTCCGTGGTCAACAACCGCCCGCTGTTCCACGCCATGCTGCGCACGGCCTCCAAGACCCAGGGCCTGGTCGGGGCCAAGGAAGGCTTCATCCGCCACCTGCCCCTGTTCCTCTCGGGCCTGGCCGACTTCCGCAGCCTGCCCGCCATCGCCGACAAGCCCTTCCGCGACGTGTTCGACACCATCAAGCAGCCCGTGCTGCCCAAAAAGGTGGCCTTCTACGCTGGCTGCCTCATCGACTTCGCCTATCCCGGCATGGGCGAGAAGCTGGTGAGCATCATGAACAAGGCCGGCTACAACGTCACCTTCCCCAAGGGCCAGACCTGCTGCGGCGCGCCCGCGCGCTACAACGGCGCCTACGAGGTGGCCGCCGGGAACGCCACGGACAACATCAAGGCCCTCTTGGAAGAGGATGTGGACTACGTGATCTCGGCCTGCCCCACCTGCACCGGGGCTCTCAAGCACGAGTTCATCGACGTCTACGAGAGCCTGGGCAAGCGCGACATGCTGCCCAAGGCCCGCCGCCTGGCCACCAAGACCATGGACTTCTCCAGCTTCGTCAAGCAGCTGGTGGACGAAGGCAAGCTCACCTTCAAGGAAGGCCAGTCCCTGGGCAGGATCACCTACCACGACTCCTGCCACCTGAAGCGCACCCTGCACGCCGAAAAGGAGCCCAGGGAGCTCCTGACCCAGGCCGGCTACCAGATCGACGAGATGTTCGAGTGCGACATGTGCTGCGGCATGGGCGGATCGTACTCGCTCAAGTTCCCGGAGATCTCCAAGCCCATCCTCACCCGCAAGCTGTCCAACATCAAGGCCACTGGAGCGCCCATGGTGGCCATGGACTGCCCGGGCTGCGTCATGCAGATCAAGGGCGGCCTGGACAAGGACGGCGCGAAGATCACCGTGAAGCACACCGTCGAGCTCATCGACGACCTGCTGTCCTAA
- a CDS encoding ABC transporter ATP-binding protein codes for MHDASISVCCRGVTKSFGSGETRTQALRGVDLDVRAGELFMLVGPSGCGKTTLISVMAGILDQDEGACALLGQDMSLLSPRERTVFRGRNIGFVFQAFNLVPTLTAVENACLPLLINGVPRTKALDVAAARLEEVGLSGRENSLPRDLSGGQQQRVAIARALVHEPRLVVCDEPTSALDHTTGKVVMDLLRSLATTGGRSLVIVTHDSRIFEYADHMAHMDDGRIDRVETA; via the coding sequence ATGCACGACGCATCCATCTCGGTGTGCTGCAGGGGCGTCACCAAGTCCTTCGGGTCCGGCGAAACCAGGACTCAGGCCCTGCGCGGCGTGGACCTGGACGTGCGCGCCGGGGAACTCTTCATGCTGGTGGGGCCCTCCGGGTGCGGCAAGACCACCCTCATCTCCGTGATGGCGGGTATCCTGGACCAGGACGAAGGCGCGTGCGCCCTGCTCGGCCAGGACATGTCCCTGCTGTCTCCCCGGGAGCGCACGGTGTTCAGGGGCAGGAACATCGGGTTCGTGTTCCAGGCCTTCAACCTGGTGCCCACGCTCACGGCTGTCGAGAACGCCTGCCTGCCGCTGCTCATAAACGGTGTCCCCCGGACGAAGGCGCTGGACGTCGCCGCGGCCAGACTTGAAGAGGTGGGGCTTTCCGGGCGGGAGAACTCCCTGCCGCGCGATCTTTCGGGCGGGCAGCAGCAGCGCGTAGCCATCGCCCGCGCCCTGGTCCACGAGCCGAGGCTGGTGGTCTGCGACGAGCCCACCAGCGCCCTGGACCACACCACCGGCAAGGTGGTGATGGACCTGCTCCGGTCGCTGGCCACCACGGGCGGGCGCTCCCTGGTCATCGTGACCCACGACTCCCGGATTTTCGAATACGCGGACCACATGGCCCACATGGACGACGGCCGTATCGACCGCGTCGAGACCGCCTAG
- a CDS encoding efflux transporter outer membrane subunit, whose protein sequence is MRRLPAILLGVVLCLGGCVSVGPDYKRPQLDAPGRFAACRDAAQGDAQAAAGLEQVQWWKRLNDPELDRLVEEAVRGNLDVAQAKARVLQARADVGIARAAQLPALKVGGTTTSSYSNGAATSTDQSLESIAVSPGTTYQAGFDVSWELDLFGGQRRKTEAARATYEASVEDLRSVVLTLLGDVARNYVELRSGQERLAIAKATAASQQQNVDVTTERFRLGLTSHLDVSQAVAQHAKTRSDIPGLEASVKQSIHRLGILTGNPPEALLARLSRAVPLPKPDGVFATGLPSGLLSRRPDLRKAERQLAAASANIGAATAGLYPTFDLTMGLGVQGNALTKFLGLANWYWSVIPSVTAPVFDAGKARADVSRKTAAYDESLAKYRTAFLTALEDVENALTALASEQETKRMLALAVRANEEALALARERYSKGLTSFLDVLSSEKSLYEAQDSLCKSSANELTDLVSLYKALGGGWNAAETAVASR, encoded by the coding sequence ATGAGACGGCTCCCGGCGATTCTCTTGGGGGTGGTCCTCTGCTTGGGCGGGTGCGTCAGCGTCGGCCCCGACTACAAGCGCCCCCAGCTCGACGCCCCGGGACGCTTCGCTGCCTGCAGGGATGCGGCCCAGGGCGACGCCCAAGCCGCGGCGGGACTCGAACAGGTCCAATGGTGGAAGAGGCTGAACGACCCGGAGCTCGACCGCCTGGTGGAAGAGGCCGTGCGGGGCAACCTGGACGTGGCCCAGGCCAAGGCCCGCGTGCTCCAGGCCCGGGCCGACGTGGGCATCGCGCGCGCAGCCCAACTGCCCGCCCTCAAGGTCGGGGGGACGACCACTTCGAGCTATTCCAACGGCGCGGCCACATCCACGGACCAGTCCCTGGAGAGCATCGCCGTCTCCCCCGGCACAACCTACCAGGCCGGGTTCGACGTCAGCTGGGAGTTGGACCTCTTCGGCGGCCAGCGGCGCAAGACCGAAGCTGCCCGGGCCACCTACGAGGCCAGTGTGGAGGATCTGCGTTCGGTGGTCCTCACGCTGCTCGGCGACGTGGCCCGCAACTACGTGGAGCTCAGGTCCGGCCAGGAGCGCCTGGCCATCGCCAAGGCCACGGCAGCGTCCCAGCAGCAGAACGTGGACGTGACCACGGAACGATTCCGGCTGGGGCTCACCAGCCATCTGGACGTGTCCCAGGCCGTGGCCCAGCACGCCAAGACCAGATCGGACATCCCCGGCCTGGAAGCATCGGTGAAACAGTCCATCCACCGCCTGGGCATCCTGACCGGCAACCCGCCAGAGGCGCTCCTGGCACGCCTCTCCCGGGCCGTCCCGCTTCCGAAGCCCGACGGGGTGTTCGCCACCGGACTTCCCTCCGGCCTGCTCAGCCGCCGCCCCGACCTGCGCAAAGCCGAGCGTCAGCTGGCCGCGGCTTCGGCCAACATCGGCGCGGCCACGGCCGGGCTGTATCCCACGTTCGACCTGACCATGGGGCTCGGAGTGCAGGGCAACGCGCTCACGAAGTTTCTGGGGCTGGCCAACTGGTATTGGAGCGTGATCCCTTCCGTGACCGCGCCGGTTTTCGACGCCGGGAAGGCCCGCGCGGACGTGAGCAGGAAAACCGCCGCCTACGATGAAAGCCTGGCCAAGTACCGCACGGCGTTCCTCACGGCCCTGGAGGATGTGGAGAACGCGCTGACGGCGCTCGCATCGGAGCAGGAAACCAAGCGCATGCTGGCCCTGGCCGTGCGGGCCAACGAGGAAGCCCTGGCCCTGGCGCGGGAACGTTACTCCAAGGGGCTGACCAGCTTTCTGGATGTCCTGTCGTCCGAGAAGTCGCTCTACGAGGCCCAGGACAGCTTGTGCAAGTCGAGCGCCAACGAGCTTACGGACCTTGTAAGTCTGTACAAGGCCCTGGGCGGCGGCTGGAACGCGGCGGAAACGGCCGTTGCATCCCGGTGA
- a CDS encoding LytR/AlgR family response regulator transcription factor has product MNLTVFIIDDEGPVRRELKHLLGRIENVEVVGESPSGRAALPDIRELEPDLIFLDIQMPGLSGLELSYLFGDLPKKPLLVFVTAYEEHAVKAFELDALDYILKPFTLERLRKAVDKARRFLRLDAAAAPQAPAPGQPERRIPLYDGERIVPTLPKHIFFVTSEEGKITVHAVHGRYTVKATISELEARLVPHGFFRAHRSHLVNLNHVAEILPWSGGSYKLIMSDRERTEILVSRYNAKDLKVHFEL; this is encoded by the coding sequence ATGAACCTGACCGTTTTCATCATCGACGACGAAGGCCCGGTGCGCCGCGAACTCAAGCACCTGCTCGGACGCATCGAGAACGTGGAGGTGGTGGGGGAGTCCCCCAGCGGCCGCGCCGCCCTGCCGGACATCCGGGAGCTGGAGCCGGACCTGATCTTCCTGGACATCCAGATGCCGGGGCTCTCGGGGCTTGAGCTGTCCTATCTCTTCGGCGACCTGCCCAAGAAGCCGCTGCTGGTCTTCGTCACCGCCTACGAGGAGCACGCGGTCAAGGCGTTCGAGCTCGACGCCCTGGACTACATCCTCAAGCCCTTCACCCTGGAGCGGCTGCGCAAGGCCGTGGACAAGGCCCGGCGTTTCCTGCGCCTGGACGCCGCCGCCGCTCCCCAGGCTCCGGCCCCCGGGCAGCCCGAGCGGCGCATCCCCCTGTACGACGGCGAGCGCATCGTGCCCACCCTGCCCAAGCACATCTTCTTCGTCACCAGCGAGGAGGGGAAAATCACCGTGCACGCGGTCCACGGGCGCTACACGGTCAAGGCCACCATCTCCGAACTGGAGGCCCGGCTCGTGCCCCACGGCTTCTTCCGCGCCCACCGCAGCCACTTGGTGAACCTGAACCACGTGGCCGAAATCCTGCCCTGGAGCGGGGGCAGCTACAAGCTCATCATGAGCGACCGCGAGCGCACCGAGATCCTGGTCAGCCGCTACAACGCCAAGGACCTCAAGGTTCATTTCGAACTGTAG
- a CDS encoding efflux RND transporter periplasmic adaptor subunit — protein MRLKNTVLPVLALAGIVMAVVISLKSERARSQSQAVAQPAQAPFAAYIGGAGIVEANSNNIALGTSVGGVVAHVYVEAGDTVQAGQALFDIDGREALSEREVKRASLLKAKAALEEAKASLKDYQTQFAIVRDVKDRRAVSVDEVEKRRNAEALAKAKLESAKAAVTASQAELAAAETTVDRLTVRAPIACEVLQVNVRPGEFAATGSLSTPLMRLGNLDRMQVRVDVDENDAWRFVSGARGMAYMRGNRDIKAELTFVRVEPYVVPKSSLTGSSTERVDTRVLQVVYSFDRKQLPAFVGQQLDVFLETPVQTSTAAASDTGSGS, from the coding sequence GTGAGGCTCAAGAATACAGTGCTCCCGGTCCTGGCCCTGGCCGGGATTGTCATGGCCGTGGTCATATCGCTCAAGTCGGAGCGGGCCAGGTCCCAGTCCCAGGCCGTGGCCCAGCCGGCCCAGGCCCCGTTCGCCGCCTACATCGGCGGGGCCGGCATCGTGGAAGCCAATTCCAACAACATCGCCCTGGGGACGTCCGTGGGCGGGGTAGTAGCCCACGTGTACGTGGAGGCCGGGGACACGGTGCAGGCGGGCCAGGCGCTCTTCGACATCGACGGACGTGAGGCCCTGTCGGAGCGCGAGGTCAAGCGGGCGAGCCTTCTCAAGGCCAAGGCCGCCCTCGAGGAAGCCAAGGCGTCGCTCAAGGATTATCAGACCCAGTTCGCCATTGTTCGCGACGTGAAGGACCGCCGAGCAGTCAGCGTGGACGAGGTGGAAAAACGCCGTAACGCGGAGGCATTGGCCAAGGCCAAGCTCGAGAGCGCCAAGGCGGCGGTCACGGCGTCCCAGGCCGAGCTTGCCGCGGCCGAGACCACCGTGGACCGGTTGACCGTACGCGCACCCATCGCCTGCGAGGTTCTCCAAGTGAACGTGCGGCCCGGCGAATTCGCGGCCACGGGCAGCCTCTCGACGCCGCTCATGCGCCTGGGCAACCTGGACCGCATGCAGGTGCGCGTGGACGTGGACGAGAACGACGCATGGCGTTTCGTCAGCGGCGCCAGGGGCATGGCCTACATGCGCGGCAATCGTGACATCAAGGCCGAGCTCACTTTCGTGCGGGTGGAGCCCTACGTGGTGCCCAAGTCCTCGCTCACCGGCAGCAGCACCGAGCGGGTGGACACCCGCGTGCTCCAGGTGGTCTACAGCTTCGACCGCAAGCAGCTGCCCGCCTTCGTGGGCCAGCAGTTGGACGTCTTCCTGGAGACCCCGGTGCAGACCTCCACGGCGGCCGCCTCCGACACGGGGAGCGGCTCATGA